The sequence below is a genomic window from Neomicrococcus aestuarii.
AGCCAGCTTCGGCAGCGTCTGAAGGTATTGGTACGCGAGAAGCTCGGGGTCCGGCCGGCCGGCGTGGATGGCGTCGAAGACTCTCTGGATAGCTTGAGCTTCACCGTCAGCGCGAAGGACGGCGGCTTGAGCGTAGCCTTCGGCGGCCAGAATGGCCGCTTGTCGCTGACCTTCCGCTGTCAGAATTTGTGACTGCTTGGTGCCCTCGGCAGTGAGGATCGCGGCACGCCGATCGCGTTCGGCGCGCATTTGCTTTTCCATGGAGTCCTGAATGGACAGCGGCGGATCGATAGCTTTGAGCTCCACGCGTGAAACGCGGATGCCCCATTTACCCGTGGCTTCATCCAGCACACCACGCAGTTGGCCGTTGATCTGGTCGCGGCTGGTGAGTGCTTCTTCGAGGTTCAATCCGCCCACCACGTTACGAAGCGTGGTGGTGGTGAGCTGCTCGACGGCCTGGATGTAATTGGCGATTTCGTAGGTCGCTGCTCGTGGCTCCGTGATTTGGAAATACACCACGGTGTCGATGCTGACTACCAAGTTGTCTTCCGTGATGACCGGCTGCGGTGGGAAGCTGACCACTTGTTCGCGCAGATCCAGAAGCGGCAAAAGTCGATCCACGAACGGAATGAGCAACGTCAGGCCCGGGCCGAGCGTGCGTTGGTACTTTCCGAGTCTTTCCACAACTCCCGCGCGGGCTTGCGGAACGATTCGAACTGAGCGGATGAGAACAACAATCACGAAGATTGCAAGAACAATAAGGACAATCGCTGTTGCGGTTGCGCCACCATTGCTTGGCATCCGTCCCCCTTTCAGATGTGCTGCTGATTGATAGTGACTGAACTATTCGGTGTCTCGGGGGCGTAGGTAGGCGGTGGCGCCTTCAATGCGCACCACAGACCCGTAAGTTCCCGGCTGGAGGGGTGCACCTGATTCGGTGCGAGCGGTCCAGATTTCGCCACCGATTTTGGCGCTTCCCATGAGTCTGCTGGTGGGCTCCAAGACAAGAGCCTCCTCGCCAATGAGCCGTTCAATATTGGTGCGCAACGACTCCGGCGCTTTCCGCAGATG
It includes:
- a CDS encoding SPFH domain-containing protein yields the protein MPSNGGATATAIVLIVLAIFVIVVLIRSVRIVPQARAGVVERLGKYQRTLGPGLTLLIPFVDRLLPLLDLREQVVSFPPQPVITEDNLVVSIDTVVYFQITEPRAATYEIANYIQAVEQLTTTTLRNVVGGLNLEEALTSRDQINGQLRGVLDEATGKWGIRVSRVELKAIDPPLSIQDSMEKQMRAERDRRAAILTAEGTKQSQILTAEGQRQAAILAAEGYAQAAVLRADGEAQAIQRVFDAIHAGRPDPELLAYQYLQTLPKLAEGSSNKLWIIPSEVGEALKGIGGVLGNVGHSAGNVGHSATEASAPKADPASSSSENPEPPRP
- a CDS encoding NfeD family protein; amino-acid sequence: MFEWIIANGWVFWLVLFLVLAVIEMVSLDLYFIMLGLGALGGVTAALLGAEFWLQALVFCALSLVLIFMLRPLAIKHLRKAPESLRTNIERLIGEEALVLEPTSRLMGSAKIGGEIWTARTESGAPLQPGTYGSVVRIEGATAYLRPRDTE